From a single Planctellipticum variicoloris genomic region:
- a CDS encoding TolC family protein gives MASEITDLNDGDSGTQYCSERFRLTLRSSRIVAWVMAAAWPLVVANVAFAEQEPLPPSPQTASADSADEGSLIGSGLTLADLIGIAEGSSPNLRQASADIEMARGHWDQAGRYPNPILMSGTQQLNAGQSQYLAMLSQEIVTKHKLELQQCAAERALYQAELKFLRRRFDLLTAVRQAYFATLAAEKRVDVLTRLVEIARKSQAAAQKLQDAGEGTRGDTLLLNIELEKAEVALENAQTALAAWRRQLAAVIGQRSLQIEGVSGQLTIALDEFAAQIAVDDYVPRNANVQIAEQEITRSEFLARRADVEPFPNVTVQSGYMYQVEPLHNYGILQLSVPLPIWNRNQGNRYAAQAAVGRAIETVQQVQNDIARQMADATGRFRQADQQVRRFEQKILPQSRESVSVAQQGFQQGQFDFLRLLQSQRTLVESSLGYLTSLENRWMAAAEMAGIAQVEEFP, from the coding sequence ATGGCATCGGAAATCACAGATCTCAATGACGGCGATAGCGGTACGCAGTATTGCTCGGAACGCTTCCGCCTGACGCTCCGTTCGTCTCGAATCGTAGCGTGGGTCATGGCCGCCGCCTGGCCACTGGTGGTCGCCAACGTGGCCTTCGCTGAGCAGGAACCCTTGCCGCCGTCGCCGCAAACCGCATCCGCGGACAGCGCCGACGAAGGGAGTCTCATCGGCTCCGGGCTGACGCTGGCAGATCTGATCGGAATTGCCGAAGGGTCCAGCCCGAATTTGCGGCAGGCGTCCGCCGACATCGAAATGGCGCGGGGGCACTGGGATCAGGCGGGGCGGTATCCGAATCCAATCCTGATGAGCGGCACCCAACAACTCAATGCCGGGCAGTCCCAGTACCTGGCGATGTTGAGCCAGGAAATTGTGACAAAACACAAGCTGGAACTGCAGCAATGTGCTGCGGAGCGTGCGCTGTATCAGGCGGAGTTGAAGTTTCTGCGGAGGCGATTCGACCTGCTGACCGCAGTTCGCCAAGCGTATTTCGCAACGCTGGCGGCAGAAAAACGAGTAGATGTTTTGACCCGGCTGGTCGAAATCGCCCGCAAATCACAGGCCGCCGCACAAAAGCTGCAGGATGCCGGTGAGGGAACCAGGGGGGACACGCTACTGCTGAATATCGAGCTGGAGAAGGCCGAAGTGGCCCTGGAAAATGCACAGACGGCATTGGCAGCCTGGCGGCGGCAACTGGCGGCCGTGATCGGCCAGCGGTCGTTGCAGATTGAGGGGGTTTCCGGGCAGTTGACGATCGCACTCGATGAGTTCGCCGCGCAGATCGCGGTCGACGACTACGTCCCACGGAATGCCAACGTTCAGATTGCGGAGCAGGAAATCACCCGTTCGGAGTTTCTGGCTCGCCGTGCCGATGTCGAGCCGTTTCCCAACGTCACGGTCCAGTCGGGGTACATGTACCAGGTGGAACCGCTGCACAATTACGGGATTCTGCAACTCTCAGTTCCACTGCCGATCTGGAACCGCAATCAGGGCAACCGTTACGCGGCTCAGGCGGCTGTCGGCCGGGCGATTGAAACCGTGCAGCAGGTCCAGAACGATATCGCCCGACAGATGGCCGACGCGACAGGCCGGTTCCGACAGGCCGATCAGCAGGTGCGGCGTTTCGAACAGAAGATTCTGCCCCAGTCGCGGGAAAGCGTGAGCGTCGCCCAGCAGGGCTTCCAGCAGGGGCAGTTTGATTTCCTGCGGCTGCTGCAGTCGCAGCGGACGCTCGTGGAATCGAGCCTGGGGTATCTGACGTCGCTGGAAAACCGTTGGATGGCCGCCGCAGAAATGGCCGGCATCGCGCAGGTAGAGGAGTTTCCGTAG
- a CDS encoding efflux RND transporter periplasmic adaptor subunit: MSVTSPAPARPVAMPQPVDTHSLAKRPHRRWWMAALNAIPNLVVFSLLGGVMFVGHHTGWKLPKLSALAGTVAVPADDWCAEHLVPESSCIECRADLLPRGKPFGFCQEHGVAECVIHHPELAQVRGEPQLPKYDTVQAIAVMARPENNSRNTMHSSRVQFSSSESVAKAGVDVDVVQERPMLDAVTANGELQFDPTRVAHLSTKVPGTVAAVLKTVGDAVHAGDVLAVVDASQVGQAKSQLLQAIVQLQTRNATVERLRPLAGSGAVPQRTLIEAEAALREAEVAVISARQVLANLGFELPEELESETPQTLANQLRDLGVPKSLLASLPVGARTANLIPVVAPYDGTVVASDVLAGEVVDASQLLFTVSDPRRMWLMLNVREEDARYIRMGLPVRFQTDNGEQPVSGTISWISSAVDPQTRTLKARIVIANEDGTLRDKTFGAGRIVLREEPNAIVVPRDAVQSTSDAHFVFVRDKNYFDDDSPKFFHVRQVRLGASDGHYVELLAGALPGEVIASKGSNVLLAQLLRSNLGAGCGCHEH, encoded by the coding sequence ATGTCCGTGACAAGTCCGGCCCCGGCGCGTCCGGTGGCCATGCCACAGCCCGTCGACACGCACTCCCTCGCCAAACGTCCCCACCGACGCTGGTGGATGGCGGCGCTCAACGCCATTCCCAACCTGGTGGTGTTCTCGCTGCTCGGCGGCGTGATGTTTGTGGGCCATCACACAGGCTGGAAGCTGCCGAAGTTATCCGCGCTGGCGGGAACCGTTGCAGTTCCCGCCGACGACTGGTGTGCCGAGCACCTGGTTCCTGAGTCGTCGTGCATTGAATGTCGTGCCGACCTGCTCCCCAGGGGAAAGCCCTTCGGCTTCTGTCAGGAACATGGCGTCGCCGAGTGCGTGATTCACCATCCCGAACTTGCCCAGGTTCGCGGGGAGCCGCAGCTGCCGAAGTATGACACGGTGCAGGCGATCGCGGTGATGGCCCGGCCGGAAAACAACAGCCGCAATACGATGCACTCCAGCCGTGTCCAGTTTTCGTCGTCGGAAAGTGTCGCGAAGGCCGGTGTCGACGTGGACGTGGTCCAGGAGCGTCCGATGCTGGACGCAGTGACGGCCAACGGAGAGCTGCAATTCGACCCGACGCGTGTTGCGCATCTTTCGACGAAGGTTCCCGGAACTGTGGCCGCCGTCCTGAAGACGGTGGGCGATGCGGTTCACGCTGGTGATGTCTTGGCTGTGGTCGACGCATCGCAGGTCGGACAGGCCAAGTCACAGTTGCTGCAGGCGATCGTACAGCTTCAGACGCGGAACGCCACCGTCGAACGTCTGCGACCACTTGCCGGCAGCGGGGCAGTACCGCAGCGAACGCTGATCGAAGCGGAAGCCGCCCTGCGAGAGGCGGAAGTGGCGGTGATTTCCGCCCGCCAGGTGCTGGCGAATCTGGGGTTCGAGTTACCGGAGGAACTTGAATCCGAGACGCCGCAGACGCTTGCCAATCAGCTCCGCGACCTCGGAGTTCCAAAGTCGTTGCTCGCCTCGCTGCCGGTGGGAGCAAGGACTGCGAACTTGATCCCAGTCGTTGCGCCCTACGACGGAACCGTAGTCGCGTCGGACGTGCTGGCCGGCGAGGTCGTCGATGCCTCCCAATTGCTCTTCACTGTCAGTGATCCGCGCCGAATGTGGCTCATGCTCAATGTTCGCGAAGAAGACGCCAGGTACATCCGCATGGGCTTGCCTGTCCGGTTTCAAACCGACAATGGCGAGCAACCGGTCAGCGGCACAATCTCGTGGATCAGTTCCGCCGTCGACCCCCAGACCCGTACCTTGAAAGCCCGGATCGTCATCGCCAACGAGGACGGGACATTACGCGACAAGACGTTCGGTGCAGGACGCATCGTGCTCCGCGAGGAGCCGAATGCCATCGTCGTCCCGCGCGACGCGGTCCAGTCCACCTCGGACGCGCACTTCGTGTTCGTCCGGGACAAGAACTACTTCGACGACGACTCGCCGAAGTTCTTCCACGTCCGGCAGGTTCGCCTCGGCGCGAGCGACGGTCACTAC
- a CDS encoding efflux RND transporter permease subunit has protein sequence MLNAVIRFSLRYRLLVVVLSLVLLVYGSYLATEMPIDVFPDLDRPRVVIITECPGLATEEVENLVTQPIEVALLGANGVQAVRSQTTAGLNVIYIEFNWDTEVRAARQTVQERLATLAGILPEGIRPQMTPTASIMGQILIAGIYRQTGPDGGELVPIGKTGLLAEFVGESDTPQIKVWQPTDRHRPETWEQVEVSAVEWPSPSSLNDAVMLGHREVTLTIDGRAHEITIPTAEEQAMSLRTMADWVLRPRMLKIPGIAEVFVQGGDRKQYQVLVDPAALLEYGISLQDVERALQESNINTSGGFAVQGETERPIRILGRLGPEPDRVLRDLMKIPVKAGIDRSILLEQVASVVEGPTFKRGDGSVNGRAGVVFTIAKQPHVDTRDLTERVAAALKDAEASLPADIVINSELFRLKNFIDRGIFNVGEALVIGAVLVLIVLFLFLLNFRTTFITLTAIPLSLVITTLVFRMMGYVTGTHLSINVMTLGGIAVAMGELVDDAIVDVENIFRRLKENNALAQPLPALRVVYSASLEIRSAIVFGTAVVILVFLPLFALSGVEGRLFAPLGVAYIVSILASLVVSLTVTPVLSYYLLPQSRATHRDHDGLLLRSLKWLAGFLIRFSMAHPVILLLLTWAGVGYAAWEVSHLGRNFLPQFDEGSVLVNVTLPPGSSLAASNQVSGTIDAVFRRRQVSEQKPNGAILYFVRRTGRAELDEHAAPVNAGEYILSMNPHSGKHREEIIQELLSELRKEAPGVDIEVEQPLAHLISHMVSGVYAQIAIKIVGDDLDTLRQLSEQVQQAIRDVPGLTPPVVEPIQQTEELHIQLRGDDLAYYGVTRGYVARVLQTALQGEVVSQVLEGQRRFDLLVRLEEGYRTDYANLGRLRIDLPDNRGQIELKELADIGEGLGPNAVNRENARRRMVIRCNTQNRDLASAVEEIQQRVQAGVVLPEGYFIEYGGQFESQQRATNLILILAGVSVVGMFVVLMILYPSVRIVLQILNALPTAFIGGVLALVLTQQSLTVASLVGFISLGGIAVRNGILLVTHYFHLMKVEGEAFTPEMVLRGSLERLAPVLMTALTAGIGLIPLVVGGQEPGREILYPVATVILGGLVTSTFCEFLIHPGLFWKFSGRDAEKLAHQDETDANPEHWLQTHH, from the coding sequence ATGCTCAACGCTGTCATTCGCTTTTCGCTGCGGTACCGGCTGCTGGTCGTCGTCCTGAGCCTCGTGCTGCTGGTCTACGGCTCCTACCTGGCCACGGAGATGCCGATTGACGTCTTTCCCGACCTCGACCGGCCGCGGGTGGTGATCATTACCGAGTGTCCGGGGCTGGCCACCGAAGAGGTGGAGAACCTCGTGACGCAGCCCATCGAGGTGGCACTGCTCGGAGCCAACGGGGTCCAGGCCGTGCGCAGCCAGACGACGGCCGGGCTCAACGTGATTTACATCGAGTTCAACTGGGACACGGAGGTCCGCGCTGCGCGTCAGACGGTCCAGGAACGCCTGGCGACGCTGGCCGGGATTCTGCCGGAAGGCATCCGGCCGCAGATGACGCCGACCGCCTCGATCATGGGGCAGATCCTGATTGCCGGCATCTACCGCCAGACGGGACCTGATGGCGGCGAACTGGTCCCCATCGGCAAAACTGGCCTGCTGGCGGAATTTGTGGGAGAGTCCGACACGCCGCAGATCAAGGTCTGGCAGCCGACAGATCGACACCGGCCCGAGACCTGGGAACAGGTCGAGGTCAGTGCCGTCGAGTGGCCGTCCCCGTCGTCGCTCAATGACGCGGTCATGCTGGGGCACCGGGAAGTGACGCTGACCATCGACGGACGGGCGCACGAAATCACGATCCCGACGGCTGAAGAACAGGCGATGAGTCTCCGCACGATGGCGGACTGGGTCCTGCGGCCGCGGATGCTGAAGATCCCCGGCATTGCAGAAGTGTTCGTCCAGGGGGGTGACCGCAAGCAGTACCAGGTGCTGGTCGATCCAGCGGCGCTGCTGGAATACGGCATCTCTCTGCAGGACGTCGAACGCGCGCTGCAGGAGAGCAATATCAACACGAGCGGCGGGTTTGCCGTGCAGGGCGAAACCGAACGGCCGATCCGGATTCTCGGTCGCCTGGGGCCTGAACCCGACCGCGTGCTGAGGGACCTGATGAAGATTCCCGTCAAGGCAGGAATCGACCGGTCGATCCTGCTCGAACAGGTCGCCAGCGTCGTCGAAGGTCCGACGTTCAAGCGAGGCGACGGGAGCGTCAACGGCCGGGCAGGCGTCGTCTTTACGATTGCCAAGCAGCCCCACGTCGACACCCGCGACCTGACCGAGCGCGTGGCAGCGGCACTGAAAGACGCCGAGGCGTCGCTGCCGGCGGACATCGTGATCAATTCGGAACTGTTCCGCCTGAAGAACTTCATCGACCGCGGGATCTTCAACGTCGGCGAAGCGCTCGTCATCGGGGCCGTGCTGGTGCTGATCGTGCTGTTCCTGTTCCTGCTGAATTTCCGGACGACGTTTATCACGCTGACCGCCATTCCGCTGTCGCTGGTGATCACCACGCTGGTCTTCCGCATGATGGGCTACGTCACCGGCACCCATCTCTCCATCAACGTGATGACGCTGGGAGGGATTGCCGTCGCGATGGGAGAACTGGTCGACGACGCTATTGTCGACGTCGAAAACATTTTCCGCCGGCTGAAGGAGAACAACGCCCTGGCTCAGCCGCTGCCGGCGCTGCGGGTCGTCTACTCAGCCAGCCTGGAGATCCGCAGCGCCATCGTGTTCGGCACGGCGGTCGTGATTCTCGTGTTCCTGCCGCTGTTTGCGCTCTCCGGAGTCGAAGGGCGTCTGTTTGCCCCGCTGGGGGTGGCCTACATCGTTTCAATTCTGGCGTCGCTGGTCGTGTCGCTGACCGTCACGCCGGTGCTTTCGTACTACCTGCTGCCGCAGTCGCGGGCGACGCACCGGGACCACGACGGGCTGCTGCTGCGGAGTCTGAAGTGGCTGGCCGGATTCCTGATTCGCTTCAGTATGGCCCACCCGGTCATCCTGCTTCTCCTCACGTGGGCCGGCGTGGGGTATGCGGCCTGGGAAGTCTCTCACCTCGGCCGCAACTTCCTGCCGCAATTCGACGAAGGAAGCGTTCTCGTCAACGTGACGCTGCCGCCCGGTTCTTCGCTGGCCGCCTCGAATCAGGTCTCGGGAACCATCGACGCGGTGTTCCGACGACGGCAGGTTTCTGAGCAGAAACCGAACGGGGCGATCCTGTACTTTGTCCGCCGGACCGGCCGGGCCGAACTGGATGAGCACGCCGCCCCGGTCAACGCCGGGGAATACATCCTCAGCATGAATCCCCACAGCGGCAAGCACCGCGAAGAGATCATCCAGGAACTGCTGTCCGAACTCCGCAAGGAAGCCCCCGGCGTCGACATCGAAGTGGAACAGCCGCTGGCCCACCTGATCAGCCACATGGTCTCCGGCGTCTACGCCCAGATTGCCATCAAGATCGTCGGGGACGACCTCGACACGCTGCGCCAGCTCTCCGAGCAAGTCCAGCAGGCCATCCGCGACGTCCCCGGCCTGACGCCGCCGGTCGTGGAACCGATCCAGCAGACGGAAGAACTGCACATCCAGCTCCGCGGGGACGACCTCGCCTACTACGGCGTCACCCGCGGCTACGTCGCCCGCGTGCTGCAGACGGCCCTGCAGGGGGAAGTCGTCTCGCAGGTCTTGGAAGGGCAACGACGGTTCGACCTGCTGGTCCGGCTCGAAGAAGGCTACCGGACGGACTACGCCAACCTGGGACGACTGCGGATCGACCTGCCCGACAATCGCGGCCAGATTGAGCTGAAAGAGCTGGCCGACATCGGCGAAGGTCTGGGGCCGAATGCCGTGAACCGGGAGAACGCGCGCCGGCGGATGGTGATTCGCTGCAATACTCAGAATCGCGACCTGGCCAGCGCAGTCGAAGAGATCCAGCAGCGTGTCCAGGCCGGGGTGGTGCTCCCGGAGGGCTACTTCATCGAATACGGCGGCCAGTTCGAAAGCCAGCAGCGGGCTACCAATCTGATTCTGATCCTGGCCGGGGTCAGCGTCGTCGGGATGTTCGTCGTCCTGATGATCCTCTACCCGTCGGTACGGATCGTGCTGCAGATTCTCAATGCGCTGCCGACGGCGTTCATCGGCGGCGTCCTGGCGCTGGTCCTCACTCAGCAATCGCTGACCGTGGCCAGCCTGGTCGGCTTCATCTCGCTGGGGGGCATCGCCGTCCGCAACGGCATTCTGCTCGTGACCCATTACTTCCACCTGATGAAGGTTGAAGGAGAAGCGTTCACGCCGGAGATGGTCCTGCGGGGCAGTCTAGAACGGCTGGCCCCGGTCCTGATGACCGCCCTGACGGCCGGTATCGGACTGATTCCGCTGGTGGTCGGCGGCCAGGAGCCGGGGCGGGAGATTCTGTACCCCGTCGCGACCGTCATCCTCGGAGGGCTGGTGACCTCCACGTTCTGCGAGTTCCTGATTCACCCCGGCCTGTTCTGGAAGTTCAGCGGCCGGGATGCCGAGAAACTGGCCCATCAAGACGAGACCGACGCGAATCCGGAGCACTGGCTCCAGACGCATCACTGA
- a CDS encoding IS630 family transposase, with protein sequence MEGILSPRAERAKQRLSEQLKFLKDAGLRTRYLIVIHRLEGRSPTWIARSLKVGRSTVYRTEQRYGKDGEIGLFDRRGGNGPRKLTEEYLTQLREVVAGDPLQDGWKRPTWTREMLITTLRRRTSVKISLSTMSRALRLIGARRGRPKPTVECPWPEAEKQQCLEQIEELVAHLPTGEVAVWEDEIDIHLNPKIGEDWMLRGQQKQVLTPGKNEKRYLAGAQDARTKELIAIEGDRKDTALFVLLLWELTQRYPQAKKIHVVLDNYAIHTTRLVRESLATPLGRRLRLHFLPPYCPDHNRIERTWEDLHANVTRNHKCSTMPQLMRNVRSYIRRHNHRRPAAL encoded by the coding sequence ATGGAAGGCATTCTTTCACCCCGGGCGGAGCGCGCCAAGCAGCGGTTGTCCGAGCAGTTGAAGTTTCTGAAGGACGCCGGGCTGAGAACGCGGTATCTGATCGTGATCCATCGACTGGAAGGACGTTCTCCCACCTGGATTGCCCGCTCGCTCAAGGTCGGTCGCAGCACCGTGTATCGGACCGAGCAGCGTTACGGGAAGGACGGCGAGATCGGTTTGTTCGACCGGCGGGGCGGCAACGGGCCACGGAAACTGACCGAGGAGTACCTGACGCAGTTGCGGGAGGTCGTGGCCGGCGATCCGCTGCAGGACGGCTGGAAGCGGCCGACCTGGACGCGGGAGATGCTGATCACAACGCTCCGTCGACGGACGAGTGTGAAGATCAGCCTGTCGACGATGAGCCGGGCCTTGCGGCTGATCGGGGCGCGGCGCGGACGACCGAAGCCAACGGTCGAGTGTCCGTGGCCGGAGGCCGAAAAACAGCAGTGTCTGGAGCAGATCGAGGAACTGGTGGCGCATCTGCCGACGGGCGAAGTGGCGGTCTGGGAGGACGAGATCGACATCCATCTCAATCCGAAGATCGGCGAGGACTGGATGCTCCGCGGGCAGCAGAAACAGGTTCTCACGCCGGGGAAGAACGAGAAGCGTTACCTGGCGGGGGCTCAGGATGCGCGGACGAAGGAGTTGATCGCGATCGAAGGCGACCGGAAGGACACGGCGTTGTTCGTACTGCTGCTGTGGGAGCTGACGCAGCGCTATCCGCAGGCGAAGAAGATCCATGTCGTCCTGGACAACTACGCGATCCATACGACCCGACTGGTGCGGGAGAGTCTGGCGACGCCGCTGGGGCGCAGGCTGCGCCTGCACTTCCTGCCGCCGTACTGTCCGGATCACAACCGGATCGAACGAACGTGGGAGGACTTACACGCCAACGTGACACGGAACCACAAATGCTCGACGATGCCGCAACTGATGCGAAACGTCCGCTCCTACATCCGCCGACACAACCACCGGCGACCGGCGGCGCTGTAG
- a CDS encoding efflux RND transporter periplasmic adaptor subunit, protein MKSLVRWILTVVILAGVGGGLFATRDRWLPLLRREAPTVAAPNKPPPPEKVEVLELSPEARRNLGLVIKPLKLQTYWRTIQLPGTIVDRPGWSDRGITSPAVAVVSAIHAYPGDTVRPGDKLFSLRVFSEYLQNTQSELFKATRETELIGEQYKRIKTATESGALPAARAIELENQLRRQNAAIKAFRQDLLTRGFSPPQIEGVAEGQFVTTIEIVAPPPFSGSLQAGTATALSTDPEQASRPLLIDQTSNGPAYEVQELKVDLGQQVQAGQLLSYLANHHTLYIEGRAFKNEAPALERAAQLNWPVRVEFAEDDATGWPALTETFAIRHLANAIDPASRTFSFFIPLDNQSRGYEKDRNTFVVWRFRPGQRVRLHVPVEEFQDVFVLPAAGVVRDGPEAYVFRQNGDLFNRKSVHVLHEDRLDIVLGRDSQILPGFYVAQNGAASLNRVLKAQAASGVPAGVHVHADGTTHGTH, encoded by the coding sequence GTGAAATCGCTTGTCCGCTGGATACTGACCGTCGTAATCCTGGCCGGCGTCGGCGGTGGTCTGTTTGCCACCCGCGACCGCTGGTTGCCGTTGCTCCGTCGTGAGGCTCCCACCGTCGCCGCCCCCAACAAACCGCCGCCGCCGGAGAAGGTTGAGGTGCTGGAACTCAGCCCGGAGGCCCGCCGCAATCTGGGATTGGTCATCAAACCGCTGAAGCTGCAAACCTACTGGCGGACGATCCAACTGCCGGGAACCATCGTCGACCGCCCCGGCTGGTCCGACCGCGGCATCACGTCGCCGGCGGTGGCGGTCGTCTCGGCGATTCACGCGTATCCGGGGGACACGGTCCGGCCGGGGGACAAGCTCTTCTCGCTGCGGGTCTTCAGCGAGTATCTGCAGAACACGCAGTCGGAGCTGTTCAAGGCCACCCGCGAAACCGAATTGATTGGCGAACAGTACAAGCGGATCAAGACTGCTACGGAGAGCGGCGCATTGCCGGCCGCCCGCGCCATCGAACTGGAGAACCAGCTCCGCCGCCAGAACGCCGCCATCAAAGCGTTTCGGCAGGATCTGTTGACCCGCGGCTTCAGCCCGCCCCAGATTGAGGGCGTTGCTGAAGGCCAATTCGTGACGACGATCGAGATCGTCGCGCCTCCGCCGTTCAGCGGCAGTTTGCAGGCTGGGACCGCGACTGCACTGTCCACCGACCCAGAACAGGCCAGCAGGCCGTTGCTCATCGATCAGACATCCAATGGCCCGGCCTACGAGGTTCAGGAGCTGAAAGTCGACCTGGGACAGCAGGTGCAGGCCGGGCAACTGCTGAGTTATCTGGCCAACCACCACACGCTCTACATCGAAGGCCGCGCCTTCAAGAACGAAGCGCCGGCGCTGGAGCGGGCCGCACAACTCAACTGGCCCGTGCGAGTTGAGTTCGCCGAAGATGACGCCACGGGCTGGCCGGCCCTCACAGAGACATTCGCGATTCGACACCTGGCCAACGCGATTGACCCGGCGTCGCGGACCTTCAGCTTTTTCATTCCGCTCGACAATCAGTCCCGCGGATACGAAAAGGACCGCAACACATTCGTCGTGTGGCGGTTCCGGCCGGGTCAGCGGGTGCGGCTGCATGTGCCCGTCGAAGAGTTCCAGGACGTCTTTGTGTTGCCGGCGGCCGGGGTTGTCCGCGACGGGCCGGAAGCCTACGTCTTCCGCCAGAACGGAGACCTCTTCAACCGCAAGTCGGTACACGTCCTGCACGAAGATCGGCTCGACATCGTCCTCGGGCGGGACAGCCAGATTCTGCCGGGGTTCTACGTCGCTCAGAACGGAGCGGCTTCTCTCAATCGTGTGCTGAAGGCGCAGGCGGCCAGCGGCGTACCCGCCGGCGTCCACGTCCACGCTGACGGCACGACCCACGGGACCCACTGA